A window of Hydrogenophilus thermoluteolus genomic DNA:
AAATGGTGGCAGCGGAACAAGGACAAGCGATGATCGATATTCAGGAGATTCTGACCTATCTTCCCCATCGATACCCCTTTTTGTTGGTCGATCGGGTGCTCGAGTTGGACAAAGGGAAACGGATCGTCGCGCTCAAAAACGTGACCGTGAACGAACCCTTTTTTCCGGGCCATTTCCCCAACCAGCCGATTCTACCCGGTGTCTTGATCCTCGAGGCGCTCGCGCAAGCTGCAGCCGTGCTCTCTTTTGTGACGATGGAGCGCAAACCGACGCCCGACTCCGTCGTCTATTATGCCGGTATCGACAACGCGCGCTTCAAGCGGCCGGTGGTGCCAGGCGACCAACTGTTGCTCGAAGTGGAAAT
This region includes:
- the fabZ gene encoding 3-hydroxyacyl-ACP dehydratase FabZ; the encoded protein is MDIQEILTYLPHRYPFLLVDRVLELDKGKRIVALKNVTVNEPFFPGHFPNQPILPGVLILEALAQAAAVLSFVTMERKPTPDSVVYYAGIDNARFKRPVVPGDQLLLEVEILRTMRHIWRYAARARVGEALAAEAEILCALKEGK